From the Triticum urartu cultivar G1812 chromosome 4, Tu2.1, whole genome shotgun sequence genome, the window TCTTTTTCGTTGATCTCGATCTGCAGTACTGGCCGTGGAACCGACTCGAATTCGACCCGCAGCCTGTCGATGCTGGCAAACAGATTTTTCACCTCAGGGTCATCTAGCCTGCATACATGTTTGGCACTGCTTTTTTTTAGTGTGGTCGCGGAGTGAAGTTGAAGACATGTTTCGAGAGCCGGGCTTTTTTCGATTCCGAGAAGAAAGGTCATTATCTTGATTCTTGATGAACAGCAATTACCTGGTTTTACGCTCTGGATTTGAGAATGTCAATGCTCTGATATTATCAGCTAAACTGAATGCGGTTACCACCTGAAACAAAAGCACAAGGGAATGAAATTTTTATAAACGTAAAGACACTGTTCTGGATGTCAGCTGTAAGTTACTAGAGATCTTGTTGTCCTCTGTTAGAATCTTCTGTCTCAGGAAGCAGGGTAAAGAATGGTCACCTTTTTCTCAGTTTCCAAATATTCTTCCTCGAGGTATTTACGTGGGTTCGATTGCTTTGACAGACCTCCATCATCCGTTGATACTGATCTGTCCACGCAACTAATAGCATAAGCAAAACAGGTCCCTTCACCCTTGCACAACAAAACTAGATTAACGAATGACAACTATACCTGTCACTGAAAATTTTCAAGTTGTCAACAAAGGTCTTTATACAATCTACAGAGGTATTCAGCTCGTCCTATAGAGAACCAAAAGAAACAACCAGTTGAGACACAATATGAAATGGAAAAAAGTAGTAGCAAAAGGCCCTTTTCCATTGCATATCACTTCTTTTCAAAGTAAAAGTCAAGAGTACCACGCATGCGGAAACATGATGCTTAATCAAATTCACAAAGCAGACTCCACATCTATCCAGTTCATCACTGCAATCAGCAAATATTCAAAACAACAAACTTATGTCAATAAATGTTTGTATGCAGAAATCATCAATTGGAATTTTCAGTGAAAGAGCCGACATACTTGGCCTGTTTTTCCTTTATTTCTTCATATAAGGACTGCAACTTCCATGTATCTTCTAAAAAGTTGATCCAAGCTCGGACAGTGCTTGCTTCTACTTTGGAGGAAGCAACAGATCTTGATAGTTCATCTTCCTAAAGTAAGCGTATAGCAGAAACACTGGGCAAGTGAAAAGCCTTACTTCCCTAAAGCATTTTCTAGTCTAGAAACTAACAAAGACAAAGTTTCCAAACCTTTGCTTTCAAGTGTAGCACTATCTGATTGCTGGCTTCATCAAATTGATCTTTCTCCTCTCTAGTTTTTTTAAGCTTCACGACAGTCACATTCAGTTTCGTATTTACCTGTAATCTGAGTTTCAGAATCACTCTTAAAAATAAGCTTCTCATGGAATCAGAGCCTAAGCCTCTACAGAACAGTAAGAGTGAACCTAATAAGCAAAGAAGAAAAACTGTGGAGCCTTCATTCAGCCTAGAATTTGAACATTAAACTTCTAAATAAGGTAAACGAGAGCTAAAATACATATGATTATTGTGTAATTATTAATATTTATTGAATATAAGTAGCATAATACAACTAAAACATCAAGCATTTTTTCATGCAAAGCTGCATGTTATGGTGGGCTTTTTCCCATGCATGGTTGTCTGTTGAGGTGGCATAGCTGCATGTTGAGATAAATATGTTAGTGGGAATCACCTACTTAGTTATATAAGAGTAATAGGACCCTAGATGTATTATTTATACTTAACGTATTGTATAAGGAGCACAATCATTAGATAGATCCACCAATTATGTTGCTCATTATTATGTCTGAGATGCCAGAAAATAATTACATTTGTGGGATACTACTAAGATAGCAAGTCATAATTCAAAGCTGCAATCTAATTGTAGCTCATTTTAAGCCCTAAAAATCTCCTCGTGATATATAAAAGATCTGTACAGTATAAAGGTACAATTAACTTTATCTCTAATGTATCATCATAGAATAACTAGAATAGTTTAATGTGATCCATTTTGAGTTGATGCAGCTTCTGGTGCAATAGGTCAACATGAATAGACAATTCCAGACCCAACAGACTCTGCCAGGTGAATTACATATTCGTTTACCTCTCCAAAATGAAACAAAAATTACTGAATTCCAAACTTAAGAAAGATATTACCAGAATTTTTTGTTCCGCAAATTACTGAAATGGATCGAAAGAACTGGATTGCCACTATTATTTTATTAAAGTGGAAAAGGAAAGGGCGGTCATACTTTGCTTAGTTCTACCTCAAGTTGACCCCTTCGCTTCTGGAGTCCAGAGATCTCACCTTCTAATTCCTTTTACAACAATACAAAAAAATAAATCAGACAAGGCCATCCATATGACCAGAACAAGACTATTGAAGACAAATATTAGAGCTTGTGAGGTGTCCTTCTTTGTTTATCCTTAGCAAGAGCAGTTTGATGTATATTAATGATGAAGTTAAAATATTACTTTTGGTACTTTGGAGGAAATCCGAGAACTTTGTTCATCAGGATGCACAATAAATTCCTTCTTGGCTCGTTTAAACAGTCCATTGTACACGAAAGTACCATAATAGTTTAAGTGATGACTAACGAAGTTACCTTTTCAGTTATACTAACTTCATTTGTTTTCGTAATTTTGAAGCTAAGAGATTCTTCCCTCTGCAGCCTGCATTGTGAAACATAGGGCGACAAATTTTCACCATAAAGCAGACAGGCTCATTTCAAAGAAGTAAAATGAAGTAACATAACTGTGTCTTTAACATGAAGAAAAATATTGTAATAAATGAAGAATGTAAAAATGCACCTTGATTACTACAGCAATGTTACTAGATTTTTCCAAATAACTTCTCAGTGGACCCGCATTCTGAATTTATCTTCTATTGTTTGACATATCTTTTCAAGTAATAGCAATTATGGCTTACAGATTAGTCAAATATACTTTCACTGCATTCGCATTCTGCCAAATGAATAtgtgctaagttgctgaaaataaataaatataaaaCACAGATAATGCTCAAGACCAAAACCTATTTTCCATTATACGCTTTTCTGCTTTGGCGGACGAATTTGCAAGGGATTCTGACAAAACCTTCAGCTTATCGACCTGCAATGTTTTGTGGAATGAATATTGAGACACTAACCATGTGCCATTCAAAAAGGAGCACAAGGAGAGATGTTTTGACTTTTGACAAATAAAAAAAGCTCAAATATTCTACTGTGTTCAATCTGAATTCCAGATTTATGAAAgtgaagaaaaaaagaaaggaaaaaacaaaaacaggAAGGCAAATTAATTTAAGTATCATACCTTCTGAAAATGAGTCTCCAGTGAGTCGCCAGGGTGTATTGATTTCTTCTTTAATACAAGGTCTTCCATTCTGGAGCATAGACGAACCTCATCAACTGCAGTTTTGTAGTCCTATGAAGAGTATCAGAATTTAGAAACGAATCACTGAATCTAGCCCTTAATTTATAGTATATAATTGAGGAATGGAAATAGTATAAGACAACCTGTACTTAATGGGATGAAAGTATGGAACGAATAACTTCAGTGAGCTGCTGAGGACTTGAGGGCCTAGGATTTCGGAATATATGCACAAAAGACTGTATGCACTTCTTTAAGTAAACATGCACTTAATATGTGATCATACATTGCCTACACCAGAAACTGTGTTCTTACTGAGGAATGGTTAATATTTCATCCAATTGTCAATTATTTCAATTTTCGTATGCCATACTCTCATAAACTGTTTTCAATAGAAGGGGAGCCTTGGCTTGCAGAAATGTAGGGAAAAGCTGCGTACAATAGACCCAAAGTGGTTGGACCCAGCGCAAGCGGGAGCTACATGCACCGGGCTGCCCATACTCTCACAAAGATGGTTTTAGTATAGAAACCAAAGAACAAGCGCACCTGAATTTACCAATGGGCATAATAAAAAAATGTTCGTGTTTGCACAAATATAAGATTTTTCGTCTTTGAACATTCCATTTCATCTAGAATGGTGACAAGTAAAgcaaaatcaaaaaaataaaagcaTTTTTTATCGCGATGCTATTTGCTCTCCTCAATCTAACAGAAAAAAGTCCACCTTACGAATCAACCACATGAAAAAATTAGGCTATATTTCTCTTGTTTTCACGGGCCAGATGAGTTGAGCACACACACTAAAAAGAATCAGCCAGCACAACTGAAAGGTAGCCATATCAATTGCTTTCTTAAAAGATAATGCTAATATTAGCAACATAAGTACAACGGGAAAGTGCTCAAAATTAAGGCCTACCTCAGGGACCCTCGGAGATGCTTTATTACGGTTCCTGGTTGTGTTAACTCGCACAGCATCAATTGCATTTATCTCTTGTTGCAGCTGCATGATCTCATTATCCAATCTGGAATTAAGAACAAATTAAGATTTGGGAGCACGTAAATAACCATGCAAATGTTGAGACCGAAACAGCCCCTTCCTCAATCTCCCCAAACAAATTAGTTAACCTTGAAATTTCGGAATTTATTTTTAATCCTGAGATAGCACATTGAGCAAACTGAAGCAGTTCATCACGTTTTGCCTGAAAAGAAGATAACAGAGAAGTACATATCATTCAAACATGAGCTCGTAATGCACATATGTTTTTTTCCACGTAAATTACTTATTATATGAACCCATATGTGACACAAACCACTAATTAACAAAGAGATTCTTAGTCAAAACCTGTCTTAAGAAACAAAATTTgccttatactccctccgttccaaattacttgtcgcagaaatggatgtatctagaactaaaatacatctagatacatccatacccgagacaagtaattcggaacggagggagtattttgaAATGAAGGTACTATGTCAAATTGCGACTGTAAGGTCTACTATTGTACTAGTTTAATGCCCGAGTCTATGGTCTAATATTTGAGAGGAATAAGACAGGAACGCACCAATACTTCATCACTGTAACACGAAAATAAGTCTGCCAAATCACATATGCTGCTCAGAAGTGTATTGTGCACATCCTCCCCTCCGTTAAGACACATTCTGCAGTGAGCATCCACAGACCACAATAGTATGTGAGTGAAAACTACCAGATTATCCTTCAAGCCCAAAAAAAGGACAGAGTTGAGTAGTATGTATAACAAGTAACTAGTCATCCAACGGTTGAAGAACATGCCCGAAAATTTCCGAGAGTAGTGAAACTTCTTCCTCAGTTGGAACTTCATGAATCTGATCCATAGAAATGAGTTAATTGCCTGAAATTACTGTACTAACCCATGTAAGCTACTACATGGCAGAAGCTGGCACATTGGCGTAATCGAGCTGCGCAAAACCGAACCCACCATGGACGGAACAATGCACTCGAGCGCTTGACTGTAGAGGAAGACATGGAAAAAGGTCATGGGCTCATCCGCTTTCTCGTAATCCACGTACAGATCCTGCAGCGCGCACAGTTTCCTACGCGATCACGCAATGCAGTCCAAAACGTGGGGCAAACTCAAAGCAGACCAGAGATTCTCACCAAGACTGGCGCCGCTTGATTGGGACCGTCGACAGGCATCGACGAGGCGGCGCGCTCCGTCTCCTTGAGATCGACGAGCCACTGACGCAGCAGCTGCACCCTCTCCTCCCCTCTGCAGGAGAGCGCGTCCTCCTCCAGCCTCTTGGCCGTCAGCTTCAAGCTCTTGTAGTAGCGATTCCCCTGCGCCGCAAACACGACAATAAATAATCACGACGACCAGAAGCGGCTGATTCGCGAGCAAGGCGGGGGTATTGGTGTTACGGGGCCGTACGATGCCGTTGATGAGCCTGGCGCCGCCGACGACGGCCTGCCCGGCGTAGCCGAGACCGGTCCGGACGGTGCGGGTGGTGAGGGagatgccgccgccg encodes:
- the LOC125552101 gene encoding uncharacterized protein LOC125552101 isoform X2, whose translation is MSWLRNAVHRAVEAGGGGISLTTRTVRTGLGYAGQAVVGGARLINGIGNRYYKSLKLTAKRLEEDALSCRGEERVQLLRQWLVDLKETERAASSMPVDGPNQAAPVLDLYVDYEKADEPMTFFHVFLYSQALECIVPSMIHEVPTEEEVSLLSEIFGMCLNGGEDVHNTLLSSICDLADLFSCYSDEVLAKRDELLQFAQCAISGLKINSEISRLDNEIMQLQQEINAIDAVRVNTTRNRNKASPRVPEDYKTAVDEVRLCSRMEDLVLKKKSIHPGDSLETHFQKVDKLKVLSESLANSSAKAEKRIMENRLQREESLSFKITKTNEVSITEKELEGEISGLQKRRGQLEVNTKLNVTVVKLKKTREEKDQFDEASNQIVLHLKAKEDELSRSVASSKVEASTVRAWINFLEDTWKLQSLYEEIKEKQANDELDRCGVCFVNLIKHHVSACVDELNTSVDCIKTFVDNLKIFSDRSVSTDDGGLSKQSNPRKYLEEEYLETEKKVVTAFSLADNIRALTFSNPERKTRLDDPEVKNLFASIDRLRVEFESVPRPVLQIEINEKEEGSRRTRSPSSKGGGGGTPTHSRTESPIAAQLRTRLPSESDSEPGKFDQDYREYGADDIGGGEFDDLEGELRSGF
- the LOC125552101 gene encoding uncharacterized protein LOC125552101 isoform X1, whose protein sequence is MSWLRNAVHRAVEAGGGGISLTTRTVRTGLGYAGQAVVGGARLINGIGNRYYKSLKLTAKRLEEDALSCRGEERVQLLRQWLVDLKETERAASSMPVDGPNQAAPVLDLYVDYEKADEPMTFFHVFLYSQALECIVPSMIHEVPTEEEVSLLSEIFGMCLNGGEDVHNTLLSSICDLADLFSCYSDEVLAKRDELLQFAQCAISGLKINSEISRLDNEIMQLQQEINAIDAVRVNTTRNRNKASPRVPEDYKTAVDEVRLCSRMEDLVLKKKSIHPGDSLETHFQKVDKLKVLSESLANSSAKAEKRIMENRLQREESLSFKITKTNEVSITEKELEGEISGLQKRRGQLEVELSKVNTKLNVTVVKLKKTREEKDQFDEASNQIVLHLKAKEDELSRSVASSKVEASTVRAWINFLEDTWKLQSLYEEIKEKQANDELDRCGVCFVNLIKHHVSACVDELNTSVDCIKTFVDNLKIFSDRSVSTDDGGLSKQSNPRKYLEEEYLETEKKVVTAFSLADNIRALTFSNPERKTRLDDPEVKNLFASIDRLRVEFESVPRPVLQIEINEKEEGSRRTRSPSSKGGGGGTPTHSRTESPIAAQLRTRLPSESDSEPGKFDQDYREYGADDIGGGEFDDLEGELRSGF